One segment of Mycoplasma sp. E35C DNA contains the following:
- a CDS encoding deoxynucleoside kinase, with the protein MLIGISGMVASGKSVLSKRIHEHYKTSMLLKEFKENDVVFNKFLEWLYEKQPNTEISFQAYICENHSTKLEEIWQEFKRTNKNPDHDHIIVDRFCIEHNIFATLILSKKGEKFLNAYQSMFDAMIDEKEIPDIAIFLDLNFENFKKRLFLRNRDVEVVNFDQNLEYWKELHQNYRKKFEFLCNKYKVNAYYIDTNNLTEEEVFQKAIEIIDNHKR; encoded by the coding sequence ATGTTAATCGGTATTAGCGGTATGGTTGCGAGTGGTAAGAGTGTTTTATCAAAGCGCATCCATGAACATTACAAAACATCAATGTTATTAAAAGAATTTAAGGAAAACGACGTCGTTTTTAATAAATTCTTGGAATGGTTGTATGAAAAACAACCAAATACAGAAATAAGTTTTCAAGCTTATATTTGCGAAAATCACTCAACAAAATTAGAAGAAATTTGACAGGAATTCAAAAGAACTAATAAAAATCCTGATCATGATCACATTATTGTGGATCGTTTCTGTATTGAACACAACATTTTTGCGACATTAATTTTGTCTAAAAAAGGTGAGAAATTTTTAAATGCATATCAATCAATGTTTGATGCAATGATTGATGAAAAAGAAATTCCTGATATCGCAATTTTCTTAGATTTAAATTTTGAAAATTTCAAGAAAAGATTGTTTCTTAGAAACCGTGATGTTGAAGTAGTAAACTTCGATCAAAATTTAGAATATTGGAAAGAATTACATCAAAATTACCGTAAAAAATTCGAATTTTTATGTAACAAGTACAAAGTAAATGCTTACTATATTGATACTAATAATTTAACTGAAGAAGAAGTTTT